In Nocardioides sp. JQ2195, a genomic segment contains:
- a CDS encoding sensor histidine kinase, producing the protein MVRGRSRPVGTRDTSVARQVLLLQVLVVLVLVVSAIALATFDARNDTRASARERSVAVAETVADAPVLGSALASPDPSHTIQPYAERVRGDTSVDFVVVMAMDRTRYSHPNPEQLGKKFIGDLGGAPDGQVFTQEYTGTLGPSIRSVVPVTIDGEVVAMVSVGITVEKTRDQLISTLPAIAASAAAVLLVGLLGAWLISRRLRRVTHGMGAQEMTRMYEYYEAVLHAVREGMLLLDSDGRVQLVNDEARRLLHLPDDVIGQPLADLGLPPGLVETAVGDTAAVDDIYISGEHVLLVSASPAVWEGHGVGSVVTLRDHTELQSVSGELAAVRGLTDSLRAQNHEAANRLHTIVSLIEMGRPEDAVEFATEELQVAQLLTDRVVGAVEEPVVAALLLGKIAEATERGIELEVTGSVAEHAPVANARDLVTVIGNLVDNAMDAVTGQRDRRVSVQLSTVGTRIEVVVGDSGPGLSEEAAAHAVERGWSTKASADESGRGVGLALVGQVARRHGSRLRFGRSRLGGAEFTVTLGEEAR; encoded by the coding sequence ATGGTCAGAGGCAGGAGCCGGCCGGTCGGCACGCGTGACACGTCCGTCGCGCGACAGGTGCTCCTCCTGCAGGTCCTCGTGGTCCTCGTGCTGGTCGTGTCGGCGATCGCGCTGGCCACCTTCGACGCCCGCAACGACACTCGGGCCTCCGCCCGCGAGCGTTCTGTGGCGGTCGCCGAGACGGTCGCCGACGCGCCGGTCCTGGGCAGCGCGCTCGCCAGCCCGGACCCCTCGCACACCATCCAGCCGTACGCCGAGCGGGTGCGCGGCGACACCTCGGTCGACTTCGTCGTGGTGATGGCGATGGATCGCACCCGTTACTCACACCCCAACCCGGAGCAGCTCGGCAAGAAGTTCATCGGCGACCTCGGTGGGGCGCCCGACGGCCAGGTCTTCACCCAGGAGTACACCGGCACGTTGGGCCCCTCCATCCGATCCGTCGTCCCCGTGACGATCGACGGCGAGGTGGTCGCGATGGTCTCCGTGGGGATCACGGTCGAGAAGACGCGTGACCAGCTGATCTCGACGCTCCCTGCCATCGCGGCGAGCGCAGCCGCCGTGCTGCTGGTGGGCCTGCTCGGTGCGTGGTTGATCAGCCGGCGGTTGCGGAGGGTCACGCACGGGATGGGTGCCCAGGAGATGACCCGGATGTACGAGTACTACGAAGCGGTCCTGCACGCGGTGCGCGAAGGCATGCTGCTGCTCGACTCCGACGGTCGCGTCCAGCTCGTGAACGACGAGGCCCGTCGGCTCCTGCACCTGCCCGACGACGTCATCGGGCAACCCCTGGCCGACCTGGGGCTGCCGCCCGGACTGGTCGAGACCGCGGTCGGCGACACCGCAGCCGTCGACGACATCTACATCTCCGGGGAGCACGTCCTGCTGGTGAGCGCATCCCCGGCGGTGTGGGAGGGGCACGGGGTCGGCTCGGTGGTGACCCTGCGCGACCACACCGAGCTCCAGTCCGTCTCCGGGGAGCTGGCGGCCGTCCGTGGACTCACCGACTCGCTGCGCGCCCAGAACCACGAGGCGGCCAACCGGCTGCACACCATCGTGTCCCTGATCGAGATGGGTCGGCCCGAGGACGCCGTCGAGTTCGCCACCGAGGAGCTGCAGGTGGCCCAGCTGCTCACCGACCGGGTGGTCGGTGCTGTCGAGGAACCCGTCGTGGCGGCGCTCCTGCTGGGCAAGATCGCCGAGGCGACCGAGCGCGGGATCGAGCTGGAGGTCACGGGCAGCGTGGCCGAGCATGCTCCCGTGGCCAACGCACGGGACCTGGTGACCGTGATCGGCAACCTGGTCGACAACGCGATGGATGCCGTCACCGGGCAGCGGGACCGCAGGGTCTCGGTGCAGCTGTCCACGGTCGGAACGCGGATCGAGGTCGTCGTCGGCGACAGTGGCCCGGGACTCAGCGAGGAGGCCGCCGCCCACGCCGTCGAGCGGGGCTGGTCGACGAAGGCCTCCGCCGACGAGAGCGGTCGCGGGGTCGGGCTCGCCCTGGTCGGCCAGGTCGCCCGCCGACACGGCAGCAGGCTGCGCTTCGGGCGCTCCCGGCTGGGCGGGGCCGAGTTCACGGTGACCCTCGGGGAGGAGGCGCGGTGA
- a CDS encoding response regulator, producing the protein MSVRVLVVEDEPLAAEAHASYVQRVDGFELAGVAHSAHEAARHLANDQHVDLVLLDMHLPDGHGLGLLQRLRAAGHLCDVMAVTSARDADVVRQAVSQGVVLYLIKPFTFATFREKLHQYAAYRARVDAAAAGVVQEDVDRMMGALRPTGPSVAMPKGLSPETLQQVTTLVRESEVALSATEVAELVGASRVTARRYLEHLADRQLVERRPRYGGGGRPEVEYAWS; encoded by the coding sequence GTGAGCGTCCGGGTGCTGGTCGTCGAGGACGAACCGCTGGCCGCGGAGGCGCACGCGTCCTACGTGCAACGTGTCGACGGCTTCGAGCTCGCCGGCGTGGCTCACTCCGCCCACGAGGCCGCCCGCCACCTGGCCAACGACCAACACGTGGACCTGGTCCTGCTCGACATGCACCTGCCCGACGGCCACGGCCTCGGGTTGTTGCAGCGGCTGCGGGCAGCCGGGCACCTGTGCGACGTGATGGCGGTGACATCGGCACGTGATGCCGACGTCGTCCGACAGGCCGTCTCCCAGGGCGTGGTGCTCTACCTCATCAAGCCGTTCACGTTCGCGACGTTCCGCGAGAAGCTGCACCAGTACGCGGCGTACCGCGCACGCGTCGACGCGGCGGCCGCCGGGGTCGTCCAGGAGGACGTCGACCGCATGATGGGTGCGCTGCGGCCGACGGGTCCTTCGGTCGCCATGCCGAAGGGCCTCTCCCCCGAGACCCTCCAGCAGGTGACCACGCTGGTCCGCGAGAGCGAGGTCGCGCTCTCGGCCACCGAGGTCGCCGAGCTGGTCGGCGCCTCCCGCGTCACCGCCCGGCGCTATCTGGAGCACCTCGCCGACCGGCAGCTGGTGGAGCGCAGACCACGCTACGGCGGCGGCGGGCGTCCCGAGGTGGAGTACGCCTGGTCCTGA
- a CDS encoding glycine hydroxymethyltransferase — MTDASASNLSGQNLSGLTSSAYKQALEVIGSVEPRIAEATRQELADQRSSLKLIASENYASPAVLLTMGTWFSDKYAEGTVGHRFYAGCQNVDTVETLAAEHARELFGAPYAYAQPHSGIDANLVAFWSILAHRIEGPALEKLGKKNVNELTDEDWETLRHELGNQRLLGMSLDSGGHLTHGFRPNISGKMFHQQQYGTDPETGLLDYDKVAAKAREFKPLVLVAGYSAYPRRVNFAKMREIADEVGATLMVDMAHFAGLVAGKVFSGDEDPVPFAHITTTTTHKSLRGPRGGLVLAQEEYAPSVDRGCPMVLGGPLSHVMAAKAVALAEARQPEFQTYAQNIADNAKSLADGFMNRGAKLVTDGTDNHIVLLDVSSFGLTGRQAESALLDAGVVTNRNSVPADPNGAWYTSGIRFGTPALTTRGFGHDEFDNVAELVVDVLKNTAPGTTKAGGPSKASYTLADGIADKTRAASAEMLDKHPLYPGLDLS, encoded by the coding sequence ATGACTGATGCGTCTGCCTCCAACCTGTCCGGCCAGAACCTGAGCGGCCTGACCAGCTCCGCCTACAAGCAGGCCCTCGAGGTGATCGGCTCCGTCGAGCCGCGCATCGCCGAGGCCACCCGCCAGGAGCTGGCCGACCAGCGCTCCTCGCTGAAGCTGATCGCCAGTGAGAACTACGCCTCGCCGGCCGTCCTGCTCACGATGGGCACGTGGTTCAGCGACAAGTACGCCGAGGGCACCGTCGGCCACCGCTTCTATGCCGGCTGCCAGAACGTCGACACCGTCGAGACGTTGGCCGCCGAGCACGCCCGCGAGCTGTTCGGGGCGCCGTACGCCTATGCGCAGCCGCACTCGGGCATCGACGCCAACCTGGTCGCCTTCTGGTCGATCCTCGCCCACCGCATCGAGGGCCCGGCTCTGGAGAAGCTCGGCAAGAAGAACGTGAACGAGCTGACCGACGAGGACTGGGAGACGCTGCGCCACGAGCTCGGCAACCAGCGCCTGCTCGGCATGTCGCTCGACTCGGGTGGCCACCTCACGCACGGGTTCCGTCCCAACATCAGCGGCAAGATGTTCCACCAGCAGCAGTACGGCACCGATCCGGAGACCGGGCTGCTCGACTACGACAAGGTTGCCGCCAAGGCCCGCGAGTTCAAGCCGCTGGTGCTGGTCGCGGGCTACTCGGCCTACCCGCGACGGGTGAACTTCGCCAAGATGCGCGAGATCGCCGACGAGGTCGGCGCCACCCTCATGGTCGACATGGCGCACTTCGCCGGCCTGGTCGCGGGCAAGGTCTTCAGCGGCGACGAGGACCCGGTCCCGTTCGCCCACATCACCACCACCACCACGCACAAGTCCCTGCGCGGCCCGCGCGGCGGCCTCGTCCTGGCCCAGGAGGAGTACGCGCCCTCGGTCGACCGCGGTTGTCCGATGGTGCTCGGCGGCCCGCTGTCGCACGTGATGGCCGCCAAGGCGGTGGCACTGGCCGAGGCTCGCCAGCCCGAGTTCCAGACCTATGCCCAGAACATCGCCGACAACGCCAAGTCGCTGGCCGACGGGTTCATGAACCGTGGCGCCAAGCTGGTCACCGACGGCACCGACAACCACATCGTGCTGCTCGACGTGAGCTCGTTCGGCCTGACCGGTCGCCAGGCCGAGTCGGCCCTGCTCGACGCCGGTGTCGTCACCAACCGCAACTCGGTGCCCGCCGACCCGAACGGTGCCTGGTACACCTCCGGCATCCGTTTCGGCACGCCGGCGCTGACCACCCGCGGCTTCGGGCACGACGAGTTCGACAACGTGGCCGAGCTGGTCGTCGACGTCCTGAAGAACACCGCCCCCGGCACCACCAAGGCCGGTGGCCCGTCGAAGGCGTCGTACACCCTCGCCGACGGCATCGCCGACAAGACGCGTGCCGCCTCGGCCGAGATGCTCGACAAGCACCCGCTCTACCCGGGCCTCGACCTGTCCTGA
- a CDS encoding nitrite/sulfite reductase produces the protein MNDAPAPRTPRPRPKKGEGQWALGYLEPLNKNEQSKKDDNPLNVRARIENIYSKRGFDSIDPADLRGRFRWYGIYTQRAPGLDGGKTGALEEEQLDDRYFMMRVRSDGRLLSPAQLRTLGGISTDYARSTADITDRSNIQYHWIEIEDVPTIWERLEAVGLSTEEACGDSPRGMLGSPVAGVAKDEIIDGTPALLEINRRRTGNPEYSNLPRKFKTSVSGHPSLDGAPEINDVSFVGVEHPEHGPGFDLWVGGALSTNPFLAARMGVWIPLDEVADAWEGVISIFRDYGYRRLRSRARLKFLVKDWGIEKFREVLETEYLQRKLISNPSPERATSNGDHIGVHEQKDGKFYIGAAPVVGRVSGEVLTGLGDLVEKYDVAGVRFTAYQKLVLIGVDEDKVEDVVAALARIGLEARPSQWRRSTMACTGIEFCKLAIVDTKQRAHDLIDELERRFPDLDTPITVNVNGCPNSCARTQVADIGLKGQLVLDDDGNQVEGFQVHLGGGIGLTAELGRKLRAHKVTSKGLDDYITNVVHAYLGQRTDGESFATWVARADEDVLRGEKALEAV, from the coding sequence ATGAACGACGCTCCCGCACCACGCACGCCCCGCCCCCGCCCCAAGAAGGGCGAAGGGCAGTGGGCTCTCGGCTACCTCGAGCCGTTGAACAAGAACGAGCAGTCCAAGAAGGACGACAACCCGCTCAACGTGCGGGCCCGCATCGAGAACATCTACTCCAAGCGGGGCTTCGACTCGATCGACCCGGCCGACCTGCGTGGCCGCTTCCGCTGGTACGGCATCTACACCCAGCGTGCCCCCGGCCTCGACGGCGGCAAGACCGGCGCCCTGGAAGAAGAGCAGCTCGACGACCGCTACTTCATGATGCGCGTGCGCAGCGACGGCAGGCTGCTGAGCCCCGCGCAGCTGCGCACCCTGGGCGGCATCTCCACCGACTACGCCCGCAGCACCGCCGACATCACCGACCGCTCCAACATCCAGTACCACTGGATCGAGATCGAGGACGTCCCCACCATCTGGGAGCGCCTCGAGGCAGTCGGCCTGAGCACGGAAGAGGCCTGCGGTGACTCTCCCCGCGGCATGCTCGGCTCCCCCGTGGCCGGAGTGGCCAAGGACGAGATCATCGACGGCACCCCGGCGCTGCTCGAGATCAACCGTCGTCGCACCGGCAACCCCGAGTACTCCAACCTCCCCCGCAAGTTCAAGACGTCGGTCAGCGGTCACCCGAGCCTCGACGGTGCTCCCGAGATCAACGACGTCTCGTTCGTCGGTGTCGAGCACCCCGAGCACGGGCCCGGATTCGACCTCTGGGTCGGTGGCGCACTGTCCACCAACCCGTTCCTGGCCGCCCGGATGGGCGTCTGGATCCCGCTCGACGAGGTGGCCGACGCCTGGGAGGGCGTCATCTCCATCTTCCGTGACTACGGCTACCGCCGGCTCCGCTCGCGGGCCCGCCTGAAGTTCCTGGTCAAGGACTGGGGCATCGAGAAGTTCCGCGAGGTCCTCGAGACCGAGTACCTCCAGCGCAAGCTCATCTCGAACCCCTCTCCCGAGCGCGCCACCAGCAACGGTGACCACATCGGCGTGCACGAGCAGAAGGACGGCAAGTTCTACATCGGTGCCGCCCCGGTCGTGGGTCGCGTCAGCGGCGAGGTGCTGACCGGACTGGGCGACCTCGTCGAGAAGTACGACGTCGCCGGCGTGCGCTTCACGGCGTACCAGAAGCTGGTCCTGATCGGCGTCGACGAGGACAAGGTCGAGGACGTCGTCGCTGCCCTGGCACGCATCGGGTTGGAGGCACGTCCGTCCCAGTGGCGCCGCTCCACGATGGCCTGCACCGGCATCGAGTTCTGCAAGCTGGCCATCGTCGACACCAAGCAGCGTGCCCACGACCTGATCGACGAGCTCGAGCGTCGCTTCCCTGACCTGGACACCCCCATCACGGTCAACGTGAACGGCTGCCCGAACTCCTGCGCCCGCACCCAGGTCGCCGACATCGGGCTCAAGGGCCAGCTGGTGCTCGACGACGACGGCAACCAGGTCGAGGGATTCCAGGTGCACCTCGGCGGCGGCATCGGCCTGACCGCAGAGCTGGGCCGCAAGCTGCGCGCCCACAAGGTCACCAGCAAGGGCTTGGACGACTACATCACCAACGTCGTCCACGCCTACCTGGGCCAGCGCACCGACGGTGAGAGCTTCGCCACCTGGGTGGCCCGCGCCGACGAGGACGTGCTGCGTGGCGAGAAGGCCCTCGAGGCCGTCTGA
- a CDS encoding phosphoadenylyl-sulfate reductase, with protein sequence MTAATTAAAAAYRGSHTADRSPEELREIVSHVGAELELAPAEDIIEWAVATFGSKFCVTSSMGDAVLAHLAAKVAPGVDVVFLDTGYHFIETIGTRDAVEATMNVNLVTIKPDLTVAEQDAQYGKDLYKTDPDMCCALRKVKPLADSLANYDAWATGLRRAETHNRVIAPVIGWDAKKGKVKVSPIARWSDEQVERYVAENGVLVNPLVHDGYPSIGCWPCTARVAPGEDPRSGRWAGQNKTECGIHS encoded by the coding sequence ATGACCGCGGCAACGACGGCGGCCGCCGCTGCCTACCGCGGCTCGCACACCGCGGACCGCTCCCCGGAGGAGCTGCGCGAGATCGTCTCCCACGTGGGCGCCGAGCTCGAGCTGGCTCCGGCCGAGGACATCATCGAGTGGGCCGTGGCCACCTTCGGGTCCAAGTTCTGCGTCACCTCGTCCATGGGTGACGCCGTGCTGGCGCACCTGGCGGCCAAGGTCGCCCCGGGCGTCGACGTGGTCTTCCTGGACACCGGGTACCACTTCATCGAGACCATCGGCACCCGCGACGCCGTCGAGGCGACGATGAACGTCAACCTGGTCACCATCAAGCCCGACCTGACCGTTGCCGAGCAGGACGCGCAGTACGGCAAGGACCTCTACAAGACCGACCCCGACATGTGCTGCGCCCTGCGCAAGGTCAAGCCCCTGGCCGACTCGTTGGCCAACTACGACGCCTGGGCCACCGGCCTGCGGCGCGCCGAGACCCACAACCGCGTCATCGCGCCCGTGATCGGCTGGGACGCCAAGAAGGGCAAGGTCAAGGTCTCCCCCATCGCCCGATGGTCCGACGAACAGGTGGAGCGCTACGTCGCCGAGAACGGCGTGCTGGTCAACCCGTTGGTCCACGACGGCTATCCCTCGATCGGGTGCTGGCCGTGCACCGCACGCGTCGCCCCCGGCGAGGACCCACGCTCCGGTCGTTGGGCCGGGCAGAACAAGACCGAGTGCGGGATCCACTCGTGA